The following are from one region of the Cottoperca gobio chromosome 13, fCotGob3.1, whole genome shotgun sequence genome:
- the sh2b2 gene encoding LOW QUALITY PROTEIN: SH2B adapter protein 2 (The sequence of the model RefSeq protein was modified relative to this genomic sequence to represent the inferred CDS: deleted 1 base in 1 codon): MNGALVPGSPELSSSCPLPDWREFCELHARASAADFADKFQRFLLENPCYDSPGAEASFSQHFAHHFLECFSAALTQARESQASSPGEDGTNSAPKYSIVPFLGIQGCPLSYGHDLYQRRKDAGASSESLDSMDSGGGGIDGAGSGTTASRGPQQTHKVSALGQSRSSEDVSVSHPKARFKKGFSLRNMSLCVVDGVKEMWHRRASPEPEGPSVARRATGGGGGGGEAAGGEKWSQKLRLPRGSQGHKAEMLEIQREGALRYMVADDTNCMGAAQWQKCRLLLRKTKREEGGDRFLLEFYVPPKSSKPKVSIPLSAIVEVRTTMPLEMPDKDNTFVLKVENGGEYILETIDSLQKNSWVADIQDCIDPGDSGDDIELASCPHGQASKDCSMVSSCSCELLSEGVYRAPERSCPTASEHYSAPSVRCREPPFTQHPSHMPLERFLQSAEAQGSNSSAGGSEGAKESDGDASLAGYPWFHGTLSRVRAAQLVLAGGARSHGLFVIRQSETRPGEYVLTFNFQGKAKHLRLSVNENGQCHVHHLWFHTVSDMLRHFHAHPIPLESGGSADITLRSYVQVQRSSTSDVTVPPVLTPPRDAGCRTDSSQPALHPPGIAAPAGPPPDPPLSSSTSSSPTALPSLSRSDPGTGGGVGAGLHSRSNSSERLLEASSGSSEDYHDADGTRRARAVENQYSFY, encoded by the exons ATGAACGGAGCGTTGGTGCCCGGTAGCCCGGAGCTCTCCTCCTCGTGCCCACTGCCAGACTGGCGAGAGTTCTGTGAGCTCCATGCTCGAGCCTCTGCTGCAGACTTTGCTGACAAGTTCCAGCGCTTCCTATTGGAGAATCCGTGCTACGACTCGCCCGGCGCCGAGGCCAGCTTCTCACAACACTTTGCCCACCACTTTCTGGAGTGCTTCTCTGCCGCATTGACCCAGGCCCGGGAGAGCCAGGCATCCTCGCCGGGGGAGGACGGCACCAACTCAGCACCCAAGTACAGCATTGTTCCTTTCCTGGGAATCCAGGGCTGCCCGCTGTCTTACGGTCACGATCTTTACCAGAGACGCAAGGACGCTGGGGCTTCAAGTGAATCCCTGGACAGCATGGACAGCGGAGGGGGAGGGATAGATGGAGCAGGCAGTGGTACCACCGCCTCTAGAGGCCCCCAGCAGACCCACAAGGTGTCTGCTCTGGGACAGTCCCGCAGCTCAGAGGACGTGTCGGTCAGTCACCCAAAGGCTCGCTTCAAGAAGGGCTTCTCCCTGAGGAACATGAGCCTGTGTGTGGTGGACGGGGTGAAGGAGATGTGGCACAGACGGGCCTCTCCTGAACCCGAAGGTCCTTCTGTAGCCAGGAGGGCCACTGgcggaggagggggaggaggggaggctgCAGGGGGAGAGAAGTGGTCTCAAAAGCTGCGGCTTCCCAGGGGCTCCCAGGGCCACAAGGCTGAGATGCTGGAGATCCAGAGGGAGGGAGCGTTGAGGTACATGGTGGCTGATGACACAAACTGTATGGGCGCTGCACAGTGGCAAAAGTGCCGCCTGCTGCTGAGGAAGAcgaagagggaggaaggaggcgATCGGTTCCTGCTGGAATTCTACGTACCGCCCAAG TCCTCAAAGCCCAAAGTGAGCATCCCCCTGTCGGCCATCGTGGAGGTGAGGACCACCATGCCGCTGGAGATGCCTGACAAAGACAACACTTTTGTTCTTAAG GTGGAAAACGGGGGAGAGTACATTCTGGAAACCATCGACTCGCTGCAGAAAAACTCCTGGGTTGCTGACATCCAGGACTGCATAGACCCCGG TGACAGCGGCGATGACATCGAGCTGGCGTCATGTCCTCATGGTCAGGCCTCCAAAGACTGCTCCATGGTGTCCTCATGCAGCTGTGAGCTGCTGTCTGAGG gTGTGTATCGTGCTCCGGAGAGGTCGTGTCCTACAGCATCAGAGCATTACAGCGCTCCCTCAGTCCGTTGCAGGGAACCCCCCTTCACCCAGCACCCATCCCACATGCCTTTAGAGCGCTTCCTCCAGTCCGCAGAGGCCCAGGGCTCCAACTCTTCTGCAG GTGGCAGTGAAGGAGCAAAAGAGTCAGATGGCGATGCCAGTCTA GCAGGTTACCCATGGTTCCATGGTACTCTGTCCCGCGTGCGTGCGGCTCAGTTGGTGCTGGCAGGCGGAGCCAGGAGCCACGGGCTCTTCGTGATTCGTCAGAGCGAGACGAGGCCGGGCGAGTACGTCCTCACCTTCAACTTTCAGGGCAAAGCCAAG CATTTGCGTTTGTCGGTGAATGAGAACGGGCAGTGCCACGTCCACCACTTGTGGTTCCACACCGTGTCGGACATGTTGAGACACTTCCACGCCCACCCCATCCCCCTCGAATCTGGAGGCTCTGCTGACATCACATTACGCTCTTATGTACAAGTGCAGCGTAGCTCCACCTCAG ATGTGACTGTGCCTCCAGTCCTCACCCCGCCCAGGGATGCAGGCTGCCGGACAGATTCATCCCAACCTGCTCTCCACCCTCCTGGGATCGCAGCGCCTGCAGGGCCACCTCCTGATCCCCCGCTCTCCTCGAGCACCTCCTCCTCACCCACtgcccttccctccctctcccgcAGTGACCCAGGTAccggaggaggagtaggagcaGGGTTACACAGCCGGAGCAACAGCTCTGAGCGCCTGCTGGAGGCCTCTAGTGGTTCATCCGAGGACTACCACGACGCTGATGGGACTCGCAGGGCCCGGGCGGTGGAGAACCAGTACTCTTTCTACTAA
- the bud23 gene encoding 18S rRNA (guanine-N(7))-methyltransferase, translating to MTSHCRRPEHAAPPDVFYNADEAKKYSQNSRMIEIQTQMSERAVELLNLPEGQPCFLLDVGCGSGLSGDFLSEEGHYWVGVDISTAMLDVALDREVEGDLLVGDMGQGMPFRSGTFDGCISISALQWLCNADKRSHSPPKRLYTFFSTLYSSLSRGSRAVFQLYPENSEQLELITTQAMRAGFGGGMVVDYPNSSKAKKFFLCLFAGVTGALPKGLGAETSDQAVSNQVQYSGQRCRYKNMKGKSVKKGRDWIFEKKERRRRQGREVRADTKYTARQRRPHF from the exons ATGACCTCCCACTGTCGGCGGCCTGAACACGCAGCTCCTCCAGATGTG TTCTACAACGCAGACGAGGCAAAGAAATACTCCCAGAA CTCTCGAATGATTGAGATCCAGACCCAGATGTCAGAGAGAGCTGTAGAGCTTTTAAACCTGCCAGAGGGACAGCCATGCTTCCTGCTAGATGTGGG GTGCGGCTCTGGTCTCAGTGGAGACTTCCTGTCAGAGGAGGGACACTACTGGGTCGGAGTCGACATCAGCACTGCGATGCTCG ATGTTGCTCTGGACAGAGAAGTAGAAGGAGACCTGTTAGTGGGGGACATGGGCCAGGGGATGCCTTTCCGATCCGGCACCTTTGACGGTTGCATCAG TATCTCTGCCCTGCAGTGGCTCTGTAATGCCGACAAGCGGTCACATAGTCCTCCGAAGAGACTCTACACCTTCTTTAGTACGCTCTACTCTTCTCTG TCAAGAGGCTCACGTGCAGTTTTCCAGCTTTATCCAGAGAACTCAGAGCAG CTTGAGCTAATCACAACACAGGCCATGAGGGCAGGCTTCGGTGGAGGCATGGTGGTGGATTACCCCAACAGCAGCAAAGCTAAAAA GttcttcctgtgtctgtttGCTGGAGTAACAGGAGCCCTTCCCAAA GGATTGGGAGCAGAAACTTCAGACCAAGCGGTTTCTAACCAGGTCCAGTATTCAGGACAAAG ATGCCGGTACAAAAACATGAAGGGGAAATCAGTGAAGAAGGGACGAGATTGGATCtttgagaagaaggagaggaggagaagacagggACG GGAGGTTCGAGCCGACACAAAATACACTGCACGTCAGAGAAGACCTCATTTCTAG
- the dnajc30b gene encoding dnaJ (Hsp40) homolog, subfamily C, member 30b, translating to MAEVGQRLGSGAYRLSALRNSQSRGVCPGGGPQSLLINSTLSDNRLKEESSCDQHREIQPASRSRATQRKSEKLRTSESQQESGTCVRSLKLNSSRFIKESLHAHTTALYLSARLQPLLQEKLLYGRMASWTRGTVSIHPDTCRSPQQLRAYGTVIFILAEQWSERLRHLKLHPDTLTSSRRSYSWRSDRSSKDAPPPNGSRTSYYDILRVSPTATQSQIKTAYYKQSFIYHPDKNPGQEEATQRFSDISEAYSVLGNISLRRKYDRGIFSRSDFQSTGRPSSNETSSRSSGSPHQHQYRTRRFSQAGKKAMFDFDAFYQAHYGEQLQREKDMRARKQLMQEQEKENLSKWKEKRFYDMTVAMLLAMAAVILVHLNQP from the coding sequence ATGGCAGAGGTCGGTCAGCGGCTGGGGAGCGGAGCTTACCGGCTGTCCGCTCTCAGAAACAGCCAGAGTCGAGGGGTGTGCCCTGGAGGAGGTCCCCAATCTTTGCTGATTAACTCCACCCTCAGTGACAACCGGTTAAAAGAGGAGTCCAGCTGCGACCAACATCGTGAAATTCAGCCAGCGTCAAGAAGCAGGGCGACACAACGCAAATCAGAGAAACTTAGGACAAGTGAAAGTCAACAGGAAAGTGGGACTTGTGTAAGATCTTTGAAACTTAATTCCTCCCGTTTTATCAAAGAGAGCCTGCATGCTCACACAACAGCCCTGTACCTCTCAGCAAGGCTGCAGCCTCTCCTCCAGGAGAAGCTGCTGTACGGCAGGATGGCATCCTGGACCAGAGGAACTGTTTCCATCCACCCTGACACCTGCAGGTCCCCTCAGCAGCTGCGAGCTTACGGCACTGTCATCTTCATTCTGGCAGAGCAGTGGTCGGAGAGGCTGAGGCATCTAAAACTTCATCCTGACACCCTGACATCATCTAGAAGAAGCTACAGCTGGAGGAGTGACCGCAGCTCAAAAGATGCTCCCCCGCCTAATGGAAGCAGAACGTCCTATTACGACATCCTCAGAGTGTCCCCCACGGCCACACAGTCCCAGATCAAGACAGCCTACTACAAGCAATCCTTCATCTACCACCCTGACAAGAACCCGGGTCAGGAGGAGGCCACACAGCGCTTCTCTGATATCAGCGAGGCCTACTCGGTGCTGGGCAACATCAGTCTGAGGAGGAAGTACGACCGTGGTATTTTTAGCAGGTCCGACTTTCAAAGTACGGGGAGACCGTCCTCCAACGAGACCTCGAGCAGATCCTCAGGCTCCCCACATCAGCATCAATACAGAACCAGGCGGTTCTCCCAAGCTGGGAAGAAGGCCATGTTTGATTTTGACGCCTTTTATCAGGCTCACTACGGCGAGCAGCTCCAGAGGGAGAAGGACATGAGAGCCAGGAAGCAGCTCATGcaggagcaggagaaggagaatcTTAGCAAGTGGAAGGAGAAGAGATTTTATGATATGACTGTGGCGATGCTGCTGGCCATGGCAGCGGTTATTTTAGTCCATCTCAACCAGCCCTGA